Proteins found in one Mytilus edulis chromosome 2, xbMytEdul2.2, whole genome shotgun sequence genomic segment:
- the LOC139510117 gene encoding uncharacterized protein, with translation MDSSPDLWFRRNRRIKQDEARHCIAEFVQADPDDLVFVQNTTSGVNTVLKSMKLKPEDIILYNDNTYRAVINTCEATAQFSCIAGVRTDLLTLQFPINSEDDVVEMYREYFKKQPNVKVAVLDHITSQSAIRMPLEKLIPLCKEYGVMTLIDGAHAPGQIPLNLKELDADFYSGNLHKWLYTPRGCAILYVKKEHQDWVRPIVTSHGYKTTFQNDFFKQGTRDDSPYCVVPEAIQFYKDLGGYEKIRDYTDDLLNTSTELLSSSWKTEKLQIPKSMEAPFMRLVRLPELKQTSMNSIDDGERRIVEIIINYGIVPCITFVDGKVYCRLSANVYNTKDDYKILCDLVLKMIDK, from the exons ATGGACAGTTCACCAGATTTGTGGTTCCGAAGAAATAGAAGAATAAAACAAGACGAAGCCAGACATTGTATTGCAGAGTTTGTTCAGGCTGACCCAGACGATTTGGTTTTTGTCCAAAACACAACATCAG GTGTCAATACAGTATTAAAGTCAATGAAACTGAAACCAGAAGATATTATTTTGTATAATGACAATACATACCGTGCTGTCATAAACACATGTGAGGCGACTGCACAGTTCTCTTGTATCGCAG gTGTTCGCACAGACTTACTAACACTACAGTTTCCAATTAATAGTGAAGATGACGTAGTTGAAATGTATAGGGAATATTTTAAAAAGCAGCCTAATGTGAAAGTAGCTGTCCTAG atCACATTACTAGTCAATCAGCCATTAGAATGCCTTTAGAAAAGTTAATACCTTTGTGTAAAGAATATGGAGTAATGACATTAATAGACGGAGCCCATGCACCCGGACAAATTCCCCTTAATCTTAAGGAGCTTGATGCTGATTTTTATTCAG gaaatcTTCACAAGTGGCTATATACCCCTCGAGGTTGTGCGATATTGTATGTGAAGAAGGAACATCAAGATTGGGTTAGGCCAATTGTCACATCTCATGGTTATAAAACCacttttcaaaatgattttttcaaaCAAGGAACACGTGATGATAGTCCATATTGCGTTGTACCGGAGGCAATACAATTTTATAAAGATCTAGGAGGCTAC GAGAAAATAAGAGATTATACTGATGATTTATTGAACACATCTACAGAATTACTCTCTTCCTCATGGAAGACAGAAAAACTGCAAATACCAAAATCAATGGAAGCACCTTTTATGAGATTGGTTCGGCTACCAGAATTAAAGCAAACATCGATGAATAGTATT GATGATGGCGAAAGACGTATTGTAGAAATCATCATAAACTATGGTATAGTTCCATGTATTACCTTCGTGGACGGTAAAGTCTACTGTCGACTAAGTGCCAATGTTTACAATACAAAGGATGACTACAAGATATTGTGTGACTTAGTACTCAAAATGATTGATAAATAG